A part of Armatimonadota bacterium genomic DNA contains:
- a CDS encoding 30S ribosomal protein S21: protein MAEIRVGKDESLDAALRRFKRQVKRSGILTDAKRHEHFETPAQKKRRKLARSAKRRRR from the coding sequence ATGGCGGAGATCCGCGTGGGGAAGGACGAGAGTCTGGACGCCGCGCTGCGGCGGTTCAAGCGGCAGGTGAAGCGTTCCGGAATCCTCACCGATGCCAAGCGTCACGAGCACTTCGAAACGCCGGCCCAGAAGAAGCGCCGGAAGCTGGCCCGCAGCGCAAAGCGGCGGCGCCGCTAG